A segment of the Spiroplasma helicoides genome:
AGAGATCGTTTAAAAGAGTACAAATTACAAAACAAAACTGTTGTTAGAGAGTATGTTGAAAATGATGTATATCAAACAAAACATTTTAAAATACAATTTGCAGCAGTAAATCACTCTATTCCAGATGCGTTTGGAATTCATGTTTCAACTCCAAATGGAGCAATTTTTTCAACAGGAGATTACAAATTTGACTGAACTCCATTAGGACATAGTGCAAACATCCAGAGATTAGCTCAATGAGGTAATGATGGGATAGAATTATTAATGTCAGATTCTACTAATGCAGAAGTTGAGGGATATACTTTAGGAGAAAGAAAAGTAATTCAAAATATTGATACTCATTTCTTAAAAGCTAAAGGAAGAATAATAATAGCATCTTTTGCTTCTAATGTTCACCGTATACAACATATTATTGAATTAGCAAATAAATATGGGAGAAGAATCCTTGTTATTGGAAGGAGCTTAGAACGAATTATTAAAATAATTCGTCAAATGGGACATTTGAACATTAATGATAAAATGTTTATCAAAGCAAATGAAGTTGATAATTTTCCAAAAAATCAAATAATGATCCTGTGTACAGGTAGTCAGGGAGAGCCAATGGCAGCACTTTCACGAATTGCTCGCCTGGAACATCCCACTATTAAACTAATTCCAGGAGATACAGTGATTATGTCATCATCCCCTATTCCAGGTAATAGAGCAGATGTTGAAAATGTTGTCAATAAATTAACAAAAATCGGTGCAATAGTGATTGAAAATAACACCGAACAAAAAATCCATACTTCAGGTCATGCAAGTCAAGAGGAACAAAAGTTGTTGTTTACTCTTTTAAAACCAAAATGCTTTATGCCAATGCATGGAGAGTATCGGATGCTTAAAACCCATGGAGAAACTGCAGTAAAAGTTAATGTAAAACCTCACAATGTTTTTGTTGTAGCTAACGGAGATCAAATTTTATTACACAATGGAACTGCAGAGTTAGGAAAACGTATTCCTGCTGAAGCTATTTTCATTGATGGAAAAGATATGACAGGGAAAGCAAGTAATATTATTAGAGAAAGAAATATTTTAAGTAGAGATGGGTTAATGGCTGTAATTATCTCAATTGATTCTCAAGAGAATAAATTGTCAGCAGCACCAAGGATTGTTTCAAGAGGAAGTTTTTATGTGAGAGAAAGTGGGAACATAATTGCTGAGTCTATAAATATTGTTACAAATGCTGTTTTGGGAGTTTTAAATTCACCTAAACCAACTTTTGGTGCAATTAAATCTGCTGTTAAAGAGACTTTATCGCCATTTATCTTTAGATATAAGAGAAGAAATCCTCTTATTATTCCAGTAATTTTAAATAAAAAGATAGATAGTAGGTAATTATGAAGACGAAGAAAGAAGAGTTGAATCTATTTCACATAGTTTGAATAGGATTCACATTTGTGGCCGGAATAACATATACGGCCAATTTTGCAACTATACTAAATCAAGCACAAGGTCAAGGTGTAGGATTACACATATTTTGAATAATTGCTTTAGTAGGATTTATAACATTTATGTGTGCATGAACTTTTGGAAAACTTGTGAAAGTTCACCCAGAGGCTAATGGTGGTGGTAGCCAATATGTTAGAACAGCCTTTGGTAAATTTTGAGGTTTACTAATGGGTTTACTAAACTATGCTGCTATTCCAGTAATTGGAGTAGCATTGCTAAATACAATGGTTAAAGCCAATTTTGATGAGGTATCAAGTCTTACTGGTCCATTAAAAGGATGAGGAGATATGGTATTGGATCTTGCTGCATTTGGTTTATATATAATTGCAGCATCAGTAATTTTCTTGGGAGTAAGAAAATATAAGCTAGTATCAACAATAATAGGTTATGTAACATGAGGAATAACAGTTTTACTAATAATATTTGGTATTGTTGGTGGAGCAATGAATCTTAATGCTGGGAAGAATGGACTTAATATTGATAGAGGAACTTTAGATTTTAGTAGTTTTTCTAAAACATTTAACGCCCTATTCTTCTCATTCTGTGGACTTGAAACATTCATAACAACAGGAAAAAATATAAAAAATAGAGAAAAAAATGTACCAATTTCAATAATGATAATAATGTTTATGACAACATTATTTTATCTAGTGTTTACTGTAATAGTTATGCTAGCAGTAACAGATCAATTTAAAGGAAATCCAAATTTACAGCTATTTGATGCTTTAAATAGTGACTTTTTAAAAAAAGCCGGACCAATAATTATAATTGTTTGTACAATGTTGATGAGATTTAACTCCTCAATACAAGTTACATTGTTTGGTGGAAGTACTCTTGAACCAATGGCATCACAAAAATTCTTGCCAAACTCATTTAAAAAAGAAAATAAAGAAAATGTACCAGTTACTGGTATCTTAGTAACAATAGCTGCTTTGGCAATAACTTACTTTATGTTTGTTTTTGTCCCTGATTTAATACAAGGTATTACAGGAGATGTGAGTGTATTCAACTTCTCAACAATTGCAGGTGTAACAGCCATTGTATTACTATTTGTTTACTTATTAATACTACCAACGGCATTTTATCAAGGTTATAAAAAAAATATAAAAGTTAACATATTCGAATATTTTGGTTGAGTCTTAACATTTATTTGTTTAATATTTATATTTGTACTTTATTTTATAAATCTAATAGATCCATTTGTGAAAGAAAATGTTGATAATAAACTACAAAAAGTTGTGGCAAGTTCTTTCCAAATGATTTACTTATTTGGAGTATTTGTTATAGCAGTACTTCTGTACTTTGTATATCACAAAAAACAAGTGACCAAGTTAAACGATAAACCAGAAGAATTAAAAGCATTACAAGAATATGAAAAAGTATTTACAATTGTAAACAAACCAGAACAAGTTAAAAAATCTCAGAAGCTAGAAACTTAAAGATAAAATTTAAGTCAAAAAAATGTATCAAAGTATGATACATTTTTTTATTTTATGTATTTATTTTAAGTTTTAAGAATTTATTCTTTTTTAGTGTATCATTTAGGTAAAGGGAGGGTAAAAATGCGTAGTATACATTCAACTAAGGTTTTTGCTATTATAGCCCATGCATTTGGAATATTAGTAACAGTCTTCTTATTAGGATATATGCTTGTAAATATACGAGATCTCAAAAATTACAATAATATGATAGATCTTACAAATATATCTCTAAATACAGTTATAACTTTAATTGTTTTCTTTGGAGTTATGGGTATAATTTCAAGTGCCTATGTTATCTATTTTTCAGCAAAAAGCGATGATGATACATTTGTAAATAATAGATATATATTGATGCTATTTTCACTTTCAGTTGGAGGAATAATAACACCATTTCTTCTTATGAGATTACCAAATAGCGATGTACAAACAAGTATAAATCCTAGAATATCAATTTCTAGAGGTTATGGGGCTTGTTTCTTGGGTTCTGGTCTTGCAGCAATAGCTTGTTATTTGTTTACATATTCTACATTAAATGGAGATCTTAATTTATTTGACACTGATGAAACTTCAAAAAAAGCTACAATAATAATTTTAACAGTTTCAGCAGTATGTATAATTTGAGGATTAGCTAATATAGCTACATTTGTAGGAAATGATGTAAGAACAAAATTTGACAAAGAAGGTTCTGCAACAAGAGGATTTATGCTGTTCTTATCAACAGTTAACTTGATTATTGCAACTATAACTCTTGTATGAATAATTATTTCATCTATTTTAACAATAATTTCAATAATAACAGATATGTTCGAGAGACGTAGAGGTTTATTGGGATCAATATTTAATGGTATGATTGCAACACTTAGAATAGCTTTACAAATGTTTATTATTTACACAGCAATTCAATGTATAAAAGGTATTTGATCAAGAAATGGACAGTTCACTTATGGTCAATACCAAAATCTTGCAAACAAACAAAAACAATACGATGAATCAAGAAGATAAAAAAAATTAGCTAAGCTAATTTTTTTTATCTATATAATTATTTTTATTGGTCCATTTATAGTAGGTTTTTTGTCTATATTAAACAAGGTTTTCACTATTAATGTATCTTGGTTAATTAATTTTGCTCTAAATATGTAATCTTTAATAAAATCAATTTTAACTTCATCATTTATATTTACTGCATAAGTAAAATTTTTATCTTTATTGCTCACCAATAAGTTATTTGCATTTAAAAAGAAAATACTTTTAAAGTCACTTGAAGAATCAATGTTTTTAAGCAGTTCAAACCTGTCATTTAATAGAGTAATCTTATTTTCATAATTTAAAACAGCAAGTTTATCTTTAAATATAACGCACGTAGAAGCGTGTATTTGAGTATTTTTTGTTATATTCAAATCTTTGTCTATTTGAACCAAAAAACTATCAGAAATTCCTATTAAATAGTCCATATCCTCATCACCGACTAAAATTTGTAATTCTTTATATTGACTATCACCAACTCTTTTAGTAAAAACTTTATTGTCAATCAAATAACTAATATAAAGTTGATTTTGAAATTTAAAGTAATTTTGAATATAATTATCTTCTTTGTACAAAAACTCCACTTCACTTTGAGAACTCAATAAAGCGCTGTTGCTTTTCTCTGTTAATGGATTAGCTAAAAAAGCTCTATTAATATCACTTTTATTTTTTAGATTTTCTACAAAAACATCCATTTTAATTCTGTAAAGATTACATTCATTTTCACCCATTTTGGCATCAGTAAGATATAAATATTCATCGACTACAAAAAAGTTTGTAATTCAATTAGTATTATCTATAATTCTTTGTTTTCTAGCCATTTAATCACCATATTAAGTATAAAGAAAAAATGTACACTTATGTACATTTTTAAAATAATTATGCGTTTTGAATTGCTTCAACACCTGGTAAAGTTTTACCTTCCATATATTCTAATGATGCTCCACCACCTGTTGAAATATGAGTAAATTTAGTTGCAAATCCGTTTTGAATTGCTGCTGCTGCTGAGTCTCCCCCACCGATTAAAGTGAATGCTCCATCTAAGTTTGCAATTGCTTCACAAACTGCTACTGTACCTTTTTTGAAGTTCTCAAATTCAAAAACTCCCATAGGTCCATTTCAAGCAACTGTTTTTGCCCCTTTTAATGTTTCTTTAAATAGTTCAATAGATTTTGGTCCAATGTCAAGTCCCATTACGTCATCTGGTAAATCAACTCCTGAGAATGTTGGCTCAACATCTTTAAATTCAGGTGCGTTTGCAGAATCTATTGGTAAAACAATTTTCCCATTTGATTTTTCTAAATATTGTTTTGCAAGATCTAGTTTATCTTCTTCACATAGTGATTTACCTATACTATGACCTTGTGCTTTGAAGAATGTATAAGCCATTCCCCCACCAATAATGATTTTGTCTGCTTTATCTAGTAAGTGATCAATAACTCCAATTTTATCTGAAACTTTAGCTCCACCAATAATTGCTACAAATGGATGTTCAGGAGCATCAACTCCTTTTGCTAACATTTCTAATTCTTTTTGAACTAAAAATCCTACACAACTTTCTTTAATGTTTGATGCTATTCCAACATTTGAAGCATGAGCACGGTGAGCTGTACCAAATGCATCATTTACAAAAACTTCACCAAGACTAGCTCAATATTTTCCTAAATCTGCATTGTTTTTTGATTCATATTTAACTACTTCACCATCTTTTACATCTTCAAATCTAGTGTTTTCAAATAATAATATTTCTCCAGATTTTAATGATTTAATTGCATCCTCCAATTCAGCTCCTCTTGTTTGAGCAACAAATTTAATTGATTGTCCTGCAAGTTCTTCTAATCTTTTTGCAACTGGTGCTAGTGATTTTTTAGCTTTGTCAGCTTCTTCCTTAATTCTACTTAAGTGTGAAAATAAAACCACTTTTGAACCTTGATCAACTAAATGTTTAATAGTTGGTAATGCTGCTTTAATACGGTTGTCATCAGTGATAACACCATCTTTGATTGGTACGTTAAAATCTACTCTAACTAATACTGTTTTATTAGCTACTTGAACGTCTTTTAAAGTTTTTTTCATACAATTTTCTCCTTATTCTCTATTATTTTAAATTATTTTTTTTGATTTTCACAATTAACAATAAAATCTAAGTAACAAAAGAAATTATCTTTATTTTCATTGTGAAATTTAAAAATATCTTCATCTTTAATTTTAATATTTTTGCTTGGTCTATATAACTTTTTTCAAGGTGTTTGTGAATGACAAATTTCAACAACATCCCAGGAGCTCAAAGACAACATAAACTCAATAATTTTATTTATAATTTCATAATCTTGTTTATGAAAAACTGTTTTTTTATCCAAAACATCATCGTATGAGAGTGGAATGTTCTTATCTTTATATTTTGTTTGCTCTTTTCACAACTCATAAATCACTGGACCTCATTTTCAAGTTTCAAAATCAATTTTTGCTATTGGCTTTTTAAAAAGAAGAAAATAAGCATATATAATATATATAATTTTTTGTATTTGTATTTGTGTGACTTTGATATTTTTGGAGTTTTTGATTTTAGCAATAAAATTTAAAATCAAATTTACATACTCTGTTTTTGAATAAAAAAACATATTTTCACCTCTACAAATATAATCGTAAAGAAAATATGTTTTATGACATAAAGTCAATAATTATAAACTTAACATGTGTCTGATTGTACGGATAAATTGTGATGTAAATGAGTTTTCATTGTCATATCATGAGAACAATTTAATCATTTGTTTTCCATCAACTTCCATAACTCTTGTTAGAGTTGCATCGAAAATTGATCCGTATGTTGAAGAGATAACGTCTGCAGAAACAATTGGGTCTGTACAATATTCCATTGCTTCTCCTAGTTCTTTATCTTGTTTAACTGCATCTTCGATTGATTTATTTAATTCTTCTACAGTAGCATTTTTTGATAATTCAACAGTTAAGTCAACGATTGATCCAGTAATAGTTGGAACACGTAATGCTAACCCGTCTAATTTACCATTCAAGTTTGGTAATACTTTACCAACCGCTGCTGCAGCTCCTGTTTTTGTAGGTAAGATATTTCATGCTGCTGCACGTCCTCTACGTAAATCATCATGTGGTAAATCTAATAATCTTTGGTCATTAGTTACAGAGTGAACTGTTGTCATTAAACCTTTAACAATTCCAAATTTTTCATCAATAACTTTTGCCATTGGTGATAAACAGTTTGTTGTACATGAAGCTGCTGAAACAATTGTGTCAGCTGCTGTCAAGCTTTTGTGGTTAACTCCATAAACTATTGTTTTTAAATCTCCAGTTGCTGGAGCTGAAATAATAACTTTTTTAGCACCTGCATCTAAGTGAGCTTGTGATTTTTCTTTTGATGCATAGAATCCTGTACATTCTACAACTAAATCAATTCCCATTGATCCTCATGGTAATTTAGTAGCATCTTTTTCTGCTAGAATTTTAATTTCTTTACCATCTACTATAATTGCTCCATCTTTTGCTGAAATTTTACCTTTCATAAAAGTTCCGTGAGCTGAATCATATTCTAAAAGGTATGCTAAAGTTTTTGCACTTGTTAAGTCGTTAATTGCAACGACATCAATATTTTTATCTAAGAATAATTGTCTAAATGCTAGACGTCCTATTCTTCCAAATCCGTTAATTGCGATTTTTTTCATATTTTGACGTTTCCTTTCACACCTTAATTATAGTACTATTGATTTTTAGTTGATAAAACAAGTGCTATTTTTTTTTCTATTTTTTCTAAAACAAAAAGATATTAATGGAATTATTTCCACTAATATCTTTTATTAACTCCTTTAAGTTCCATTTGCTGAGTAAGTCCCTTAATTCTTTCAATAAACCTATGAACTTTTTTGGCCTCAAATGCAGTTTCCTCTTTTGTTAAATTTTTTTTAGATAAGTAAAGTTTTTCTAACTCCACTAAGTTAAAATTTGATGTAAAAAATGTAGTTTTTTTATTTTCTAAACGGCTGTTTAAAAGACCAAATAATAACTCATCCCTACTTCAGCTTGAACCAGTAGTAATTTCTCCACCAATATCATCCAAAACTAATACATCAACTTTGTAACACAAATCCAAAAACTTATTATAGTCATCTCTTTCTGAGCTGTTAAATGTATCTTTAACTATTTTTATAAGTCTGTTAACTGTAACAAAAACAACTTGTTTATTTTTTTTAGCAAAACTATTTGCTACCATTTTTAATAAATATGTTTTTCCAACACCACAATTTCCAAATAAATATAAGCCTTTCATATATTTTTCAGATTCTACTATATCTTTTAGTTTATACAATACAGACATTTGTGATCCAGAAATGCTTTCATTGTTTGATACTACATATTCATGTAAAGTGTTTAAATTTTCATTTAAATCATAATCAGCATATTTTATGTTTTCTAATATTTGATGATTTTTATTCTCAAAAAGCCAATGATTACATCTTTGGCTTTTTATATAAAATTGATTATTTTGAAAAGCTAGTTTTTGCTGAATACCTTTCAATTGTTGCTTGCACTTATCCATACCCTCATTTTTATTACAAACAACTGCTTGATTCACAAATTTTTCTAAAGTTAAATAGTCTCTTTTTATGATTTCGTCTGAAACTTTCATCTCTTTTATAAAAAATTGTAAACTTTTATTTTTTTTCAAGGCTTCAATATCTTTATCCATTCATATCACCTCATAATTTTGGATCAAATTTTGCATTATCATCTACTTCAATAATATATGATTTTGAGCTTTCTTCATTTTCTACTACAGTTGAAGCTGGAATTTGTTGTATGAAATTAGTTATATTTTTAGGTTTTACAGCTTTTTTATGAGCAAGTTTTAAATACTCCATAGCTTCTTTTGCATTACTAATATTTCTTTCGTTTAAAGTTTTTGCAATTTTAAACAAATAATTGGCAACTATTGTTCCTTCATTTTTTAAATATGAAAACTCTAATAAACAGTTAATTACTCCATCACGTAATTTATATTCTCTTCCTAATGTTCTTATAACTTCTAGTTCCTTCAAATCTAATCTTTGAACATTCATTAATAGTTCTAAAAATTGAACTGGATCGATAGTTTCCATTTCTTCAATTTTTGCATTTGTTTTATTTTGTTTATTTAATTCTGGATCAAATAGTTCATGCTGTTTTTGATCTTCATCTCTACTAAAGTATTTTGATGAAATTGATACATAAAACTTATTAATATCTAAATCTACTTCTTCAAAATCATAAGCTTTAACTAAATTTTCAATAATAGTTTCAATTGATATTTTATAAGATATGTAAACCTCTTCAATTATTTGTTTTAGTCTTTTGTTATCCTTAGGGATAAAAACACTTTTTTCTGCTAATTTTTTAACTATTTCATTAAAATTCAAACCCTTTAATAACGGGTTTGATTTTTTTGGTTTTGGTTTTATATTAGAACAAATTTCGCTGTTTAATTTATGGTTAAATTCTTCAAATACTTCTAAAAACTTAGATGATGTATTTTGATAACCACTATCACTTGGTAAATCTGTTTCATCTTTAAAGATATTTCTTGCTAATTCATAATTTGTATCACCAATTTTGTCTATTAATGCTGAATTAAAAAGCTTATTGTTGAAATAATCTATTGGTTCTAATGGTGCATAAATATTAAATATAACTGAGTTTTTTGATTTATTTTCTAATGTTTCAACTAGACCCATTGCTTCTAATCTTTTTATTTGTCTTGTTAAATTATCAGATTTAGTAAAAGACATTGATATAAGTCTGTTTTCATCAAAAACAAAGTTTTTTTTGTAATCTTTGATTATTTCTGCTTCAAAAATAAGCATTTTATATAAAGCAATGCTTTTTAGCCCTATTATTGGTTGATACAAATAGGAAAGCACCTTATCGTCTAAAAGATCAACTCTGTTTTTCAAAACTACTTTGTAAATATAATTTCTCATATGTTTGCTCTCCCTATACATTACTAATATTATTTAAAAATAAAAAAAAACATATAAATTTAATAAAGTTTAATAAAGATAAAGTTAAATGTTAATAAAAAAGTGAAAAAAACCCCTTAAATAAAGGTTTTTTTTGAGTTATTCACATATTAATTAACTTTGACACTTTTCACAATAGTATGTTCCTCTACCATTTAGTTTGATTTTAATAACTTTTTGACCACATTTATAACATGGCTCATTTTTTCTTGTGTGAACTTTCAGCTCATTTTGAAATTTCCCATCAATTCCTTGCTCTGGTTGATAAGAGTCAATGGTTGTTCCGCCCATATCAATTGACTTTTTAAGAATTTTTCTTGAGGAATCTGCTATTCTTTGGTACATTTCTACATTTAAATCATTTCCTTTATTCAGGGGGCTAATAGATGCGTCAAAAAGTATTTCATCTGCATAAATGTTACCAATCCCTGAAATCAAAGTTTGATCTAATAGAATAGTTTTAATATATTTACTTGATTTAGCCATCAAGTCATATAAATATTTTCCTTGTACAGCCATATCTAATGGTTCAAGACCAATTTTTGCAATTGGGTTCAAATTTAAGTACTCATTGACACCTTGATAATGAAAGGTTCCAAACTTTCTTGTATCTTGATAACACATTAATTTTTCATTTGAAAGTTTGAAAATCGCTAATATGTGTTTTTTATCAAAGCTATCATTTTTATCATAAATAAATCATTTACCTTCCATTCTTAGATGACTAATAAGAACAACATCACCTAAATGAAAAATTATGTGTTTTGCTATTCGTGATATTTTTTCAATTGTTCTATTTTTAAGGTCTTCTTCAAAATCATCAACACTTATATCTGATTTAATTATTTTTGGGTACAATATCTGAGCTTCTATTATTTTGAGACCAACAACTTTTTTACGTAAAGTTCTAACAACCGTCTCAACTTCTGGTAGTTCTGGCATAAATCCTCCTAATTACTATTTCAAGTCATATCAAGTTTTACCAATTGCTTTATTGACTTCCAAGGGAACTTTGGGTTCTCTATTTTTGTTTACAATTGCTAATAAATCTACATATGCATTTTTCATAATTTTTTCAACTACAGTTTCTATTTGTGTAATTTCACTGTCTTTAACTAATAAAATAACTTCATCATGAATTTGTGCAACTATTTTTGTTTCCAATTTAAGAGACACTAATTCTTTATAGATGTTATTCATAGCTATCTTTAAAATATCTGCAGCAGTACCTTGTATTGGTGCATTTATAGCAGCTCTCTTACCGAATTCTCTAACCATATAATTACTACTTTGTAACTCATAAATATATCTTCGTCTATTTGCTGCCGTTTCAACATAACCTAACTCTTCACCAACTTTTAAAATTTCTTTTTTATAGTTTTCGATTTCTGGAAATGTTTTATTGTAAGTAATGATATATTGTTCAGCTTCTTTTTGTGTTATTTTTAAATCCTTAGATAAACCAAACTTGGTAAGACCGTACAAAATACCAAAGTTAAATACTTTTGCTATCCTTCTTTGATCACTTGTTACACCATCTTCATTTTTAACACCAAAAATATTTCTAGCAGCAATTTCATGAATGTCAAGATTGTTTTTGTATGCACTTATAAGCTCTTTTTCATCTGCCAAGTCTGCTAAAACTCTTAGTTCTATTTGTGAATAATCAAAACTTATGTAACTATATCCATCATTACATATAAAAATTTTTCTTACATTTCTTTGTTCATCATCCCTTACAGAGATATTTTGTAAATTAGGATCTGTTGAACTTAGTCTTCCTGTATTTGTAAGTGTTTGATTATAAATTGTATGAACTTTATTATCTGCATAAATAAACTTTTCAAAACCTTTAAGATAAGTGCTGTATAGTTTTGAATATTTTCTAATTGCCAAGATATAATCAATTATTTCATGTTCACCCACCAAATTGTCTAAAGCTTCTTTATCTGTGCTGCCTTTTGCTCTATCTGGCAATTTTAACTTTTGGTAAAGTAATTCTTTTAGTTGCTTTGGGCTAGCAAAGTTAATAGGTTCAATGTCATTTTGTTTTAATAGATTTTGAGCTTTTTGTTCTATATCATTAAGTAATCCTAAAATATATTCAGTTTGTATTTCTAATTCTTTTTTATCAATTAAAACACCTTCTTTTTCCATATCCAACAGAACAAAACAAAAAGGCAATTCAATTTTTTTATAAAGCTCAAACTGATTATTATCTTTTAATTTATTTATTATTGCTTCAAACGTATTTTTAATTAGACTTGCTCTACTTATTAAGTAATCAGCAATAACATTGTCTTCCAAACTTTTAGTTTTTTTAACACCTTTACCAAAAACTTCTTCAAAAGTTTTAATTTCAATTGTTGAATCGATAGAATTTATTTGAGACTCAAAATTGGACTTAACATTTGAATTTAATACATATGTTGCAATCATAAAGTCATATTTAAAATTGTTGTAATTTATTTGATAACCTAAAGTTTCTAATACATAAATAATTTTTTTTATATCATATGTATAAAATGATTTTTCATTTAAAAACTTTTGTAATGTATCATCGATACTTTTTTCTTGTCAATTAAAAATGTCTCTTTGTTCATTACTATCAAAAGTGTAAAAATAGTTCCCAGTATCATTAACTATACCCAAACCTATAATATCAGGGTTATGATAGTTATCATTAAGAGTTTCTAAATATATAAAATTTTTCTTTGCATTGTATTCATTTTTTCAACTATTAGTCTTAATAAAATTTACAATTTTTTGGGGTTCTTGTTCATTTGTTACTCCAAACCTTTTTATTAGAGAACTCATTTCATATTTTGCAAAAAAGCTTTTTAAATTAGAAAAATCGATTTCTACTTTTTTAAAAGTAAAGTCCAAGTTTTTTATATCTTTATAAATTGTTGCTATTTCTCTAGATAAAAAAGCATCTTCTTTTCCATCAATTAGTTTTTGCTGTTTTGCCCCTTTTATAGAATCTATATTTTTATATATTTCATCCAAAGTTTTATACTCTTGAAGTAGTTCTTTGGCGGTCTTTTCTCCAATTCCAGCAACTCCTTTTATATTATCTGAACTATCTCCACGTAAACCTTTATAATCAATAACTTGTTCTGGTGAAATTCCTCATTTTTCATAAAGTCTATGTTTATCATATACAACCAAATCGCTTGTTCCGGTTTGTGGTGAAATAACAACGACATTATTTGAAATTAGTTGATACATATCTTGATCACTTGTTAATATTTCCACATAATACTCACTATCATTATTAAGAATATGTGCAATTGATCCAATAATGTCATCAGCTTCATAATCATCTAACTCATATCAATCAATTTTAGCTTCTGTCAAAAATTCTCTAACTATTGGAAACTGAGATACTAGTTCTGGAGGTGTTTTTT
Coding sequences within it:
- a CDS encoding ribonuclease J produces the protein MEKKDDKTVNLVSQLEAKIEIKKIDSNVDQERKKLEHAEFPTKVYALGGLEEVGKNTYCIEYDDEIIMLDAGVKFPDATQLGVSAVIPDFSYLVENNSKVKGLFITHGHEDHIGGIPYLLQQVDIPVIYAPELAAALIRDRLKEYKLQNKTVVREYVENDVYQTKHFKIQFAAVNHSIPDAFGIHVSTPNGAIFSTGDYKFDWTPLGHSANIQRLAQWGNDGIELLMSDSTNAEVEGYTLGERKVIQNIDTHFLKAKGRIIIASFASNVHRIQHIIELANKYGRRILVIGRSLERIIKIIRQMGHLNINDKMFIKANEVDNFPKNQIMILCTGSQGEPMAALSRIARLEHPTIKLIPGDTVIMSSSPIPGNRADVENVVNKLTKIGAIVIENNTEQKIHTSGHASQEEQKLLFTLLKPKCFMPMHGEYRMLKTHGETAVKVNVKPHNVFVVANGDQILLHNGTAELGKRIPAEAIFIDGKDMTGKASNIIRERNILSRDGLMAVIISIDSQENKLSAAPRIVSRGSFYVRESGNIIAESINIVTNAVLGVLNSPKPTFGAIKSAVKETLSPFIFRYKRRNPLIIPVILNKKIDSR
- a CDS encoding phosphoglycerate kinase → MKKTLKDVQVANKTVLVRVDFNVPIKDGVITDDNRIKAALPTIKHLVDQGSKVVLFSHLSRIKEEADKAKKSLAPVAKRLEELAGQSIKFVAQTRGAELEDAIKSLKSGEILLFENTRFEDVKDGEVVKYESKNNADLGKYWASLGEVFVNDAFGTAHRAHASNVGIASNIKESCVGFLVQKELEMLAKGVDAPEHPFVAIIGGAKVSDKIGVIDHLLDKADKIIIGGGMAYTFFKAQGHSIGKSLCEEDKLDLAKQYLEKSNGKIVLPIDSANAPEFKDVEPTFSGVDLPDDVMGLDIGPKSIELFKETLKGAKTVAWNGPMGVFEFENFKKGTVAVCEAIANLDGAFTLIGGGDSAAAAIQNGFATKFTHISTGGGASLEYMEGKTLPGVEAIQNA
- a CDS encoding DnaA ATPase domain-containing protein — protein: MDKDIEALKKNKSLQFFIKEMKVSDEIIKRDYLTLEKFVNQAVVCNKNEGMDKCKQQLKGIQQKLAFQNNQFYIKSQRCNHWLFENKNHQILENIKYADYDLNENLNTLHEYVVSNNESISGSQMSVLYKLKDIVESEKYMKGLYLFGNCGVGKTYLLKMVANSFAKKNKQVVFVTVNRLIKIVKDTFNSSERDDYNKFLDLCYKVDVLVLDDIGGEITTGSSWSRDELLFGLLNSRLENKKTTFFTSNFNLVELEKLYLSKKNLTKEETAFEAKKVHRFIERIKGLTQQMELKGVNKRY
- a CDS encoding type II toxin-antitoxin system antitoxin SocA domain-containing protein; translated protein: MFFYSKTEYVNLILNFIAKIKNSKNIKVTQIQIQKIIYIIYAYFLLFKKPIAKIDFETWKWGPVIYELWKEQTKYKDKNIPLSYDDVLDKKTVFHKQDYEIINKIIEFMLSLSSWDVVEICHSQTPWKKLYRPSKNIKIKDEDIFKFHNENKDNFFCYLDFIVNCENQKK
- the gap gene encoding type I glyceraldehyde-3-phosphate dehydrogenase encodes the protein MKKIAINGFGRIGRLAFRQLFLDKNIDVVAINDLTSAKTLAYLLEYDSAHGTFMKGKISAKDGAIIVDGKEIKILAEKDATKLPWGSMGIDLVVECTGFYASKEKSQAHLDAGAKKVIISAPATGDLKTIVYGVNHKSLTAADTIVSAASCTTNCLSPMAKVIDEKFGIVKGLMTTVHSVTNDQRLLDLPHDDLRRGRAAAWNILPTKTGAAAAVGKVLPNLNGKLDGLALRVPTITGSIVDLTVELSKNATVEELNKSIEDAVKQDKELGEAMEYCTDPIVSADVISSTYGSIFDATLTRVMEVDGKQMIKLFSWYDNENSFTSQFIRTIRHMLSL
- a CDS encoding APC family permease, translated to MKTKKEELNLFHIVWIGFTFVAGITYTANFATILNQAQGQGVGLHIFWIIALVGFITFMCAWTFGKLVKVHPEANGGGSQYVRTAFGKFWGLLMGLLNYAAIPVIGVALLNTMVKANFDEVSSLTGPLKGWGDMVLDLAAFGLYIIAASVIFLGVRKYKLVSTIIGYVTWGITVLLIIFGIVGGAMNLNAGKNGLNIDRGTLDFSSFSKTFNALFFSFCGLETFITTGKNIKNREKNVPISIMIIMFMTTLFYLVFTVIVMLAVTDQFKGNPNLQLFDALNSDFLKKAGPIIIIVCTMLMRFNSSIQVTLFGGSTLEPMASQKFLPNSFKKENKENVPVTGILVTIAALAITYFMFVFVPDLIQGITGDVSVFNFSTIAGVTAIVLLFVYLLILPTAFYQGYKKNIKVNIFEYFGWVLTFICLIFIFVLYFINLIDPFVKENVDNKLQKVVASSFQMIYLFGVFVIAVLLYFVYHKKQVTKLNDKPEELKALQEYEKVFTIVNKPEQVKKSQKLET